In the genome of Mesorhizobium sp. NBSH29, the window TTAGTGGCGCACCATTCCGGCGTCCACATTGATCGTCTGGCCGGTGATCCAGCGCGCGTCGTCGGAAGCAAGAAATGCCACCACGTCGGCGATGTGCTCGGGCTGTCCCTTGCCTTTCACCGCCTGCAGCATCTCGACAAACTCGAACGCCTGGTTGTGCGGGCTTTCCTTCACGCCCTCGCTCTCGATGAGGCCCGGTGTGACGGCATTGGCGGTAATGCCGTATTGGCCGAGCTCGGTCGCCAAGGCGCGGCTGAAGCCGATAACGCCCCCTTTGGCAGCCACATAGGCGGCCATGTTGGGCGTGCCGGCAAAGAAAGTGTTGGACGCGATCGAAATCACCCGCCCGGCCTTCTTTTTCGCGCGCATCTGATCGGTGGCGGCACGAGTGACGATGAACGTCCCGGTCAAATTGACATCGATGATCTTGCGCCAGTGTGCGAGGTCGACGCTGTCCCATGCCACGAAAGGCACGATGGAGGCGTTGTTGACGAGAATGTCGACGCCGCCCGTCTTGTCCTCGATCTCGCGCAACATCGCTGCTACCGCATCGGGGTCAGAAATATCGGCGGTAATGGCAAAGGCGCCGTTCTTCATCGTGGCAGCGGCCTCGCGGGCCCCTTGGCCATTGATGTCGCTGACCACAACCGTTGCGCCGTCCGCTGCCAGCCGCGTGGCTATGGCCTTGCCGATGCCCTGCGCTGCGCCGGTCACCAGGGCCGTGCGTCCAGAAAGTCTTTCGCTCATACTTCGTCTCCTCTGAGAACAGGTTTATGCATCTGCATCGATCTCGTTCATGGCTGCGGCCACAGCGGCGGCGGTATCGGCACGCACGCCAAATGCGTTCATTGCGCCACCGAGCGCCGCCAGAGCGGCAATTGCATAGATGGGCTGGGCGGTCGGCCCCATATGGCCGATGCGCGTCAGCTTCCCGAGCGTCTCGCCCCGGCCGGATGAGAACACAACGCCGTAGCGGGCGCGCGCTTCCCGGCGCAGCGCTCCCTCGTCGACACCCGCTGGGGTGCGCACCGCAGTGGTGGTCGGCGAAGCAATGGCCTCGCTGGCGGCCCACAATTCGAGCCCCATCGCCTGCACGCCGGCGCGCATCGCCCGTGCAGTCAGTGCATGACGTGCCCAGACCGTTTCGGGACCTTCGTCAAGGTATAGGTCAAGCGCCCGGTCTAGACCGTTCATCTCGGCGACAGAGGGAGTAAAGGGGAACGGTTCTGTGCGCGACCAGGCCGATTCCCAGTCGAGGATCGACAGCATAGAGGCACGCGGCGCTGCCAGGTTGGCCTTCATTTTCGCCCAGGCCCGTTCGCTGATACCGGCCATGGTTAGTCCGGGTGGCGCGCCCAGGCACTTGTTCGGCCCGGTGATGTAGATGTCCGCAAAGCATGCCTCGGGATGCGTCTCCATACCGCCGAAGGAAGAGACGGCGTCAACGATGAGGTAGGC includes:
- the ppaT gene encoding pyridoxamine--pyruvate transaminase encodes the protein MRYPDTAQPVFTLTSGPVNAYPEVLNALGRTVLYDYDPAFQIFYEKVVHKAQKAMRLSNRPVILQGEPVLGLEAAAASLITPQDTVLNLASGVYGKGFGYWAKRYSPNLLEIETAYNEAIDPQAVRDMLARHPEISVVSVCHHDTPSGTINPIDEIGAVVAAHGAYLIVDAVSSFGGMETHPEACFADIYITGPNKCLGAPPGLTMAGISERAWAKMKANLAAPRASMLSILDWESAWSRTEPFPFTPSVAEMNGLDRALDLYLDEGPETVWARHALTARAMRAGVQAMGLELWAASEAIASPTTTAVRTPAGVDEGALRREARARYGVVFSSGRGETLGKLTRIGHMGPTAQPIYAIAALAALGGAMNAFGVRADTAAAVAAAMNEIDADA
- the pldH gene encoding pyridoxal 4-dehydrogenase, SDR-type; translation: MSERLSGRTALVTGAAQGIGKAIATRLAADGATVVVSDINGQGAREAAATMKNGAFAITADISDPDAVAAMLREIEDKTGGVDILVNNASIVPFVAWDSVDLAHWRKIIDVNLTGTFIVTRAATDQMRAKKKAGRVISIASNTFFAGTPNMAAYVAAKGGVIGFSRALATELGQYGITANAVTPGLIESEGVKESPHNQAFEFVEMLQAVKGKGQPEHIADVVAFLASDDARWITGQTINVDAGMVRH